From the Palaemon carinicauda isolate YSFRI2023 chromosome 42, ASM3689809v2, whole genome shotgun sequence genome, one window contains:
- the LOC137632788 gene encoding lactosylceramide 4-alpha-galactosyltransferase-like isoform X1, whose product MTDKPCIKLLAIIILATCLIISLWTISLDYRMTRDVAPSKTVEILVPWKKQYCAGDSAYSTGSDTLQNLPLMQRVMTPKVSSENIFLIESTCSPHPLYRSWCSVESWAAQHPEKTVWFILVSPFLDDVTGVRKSLFSQYSNIRIVTSNLEEIFSETPLWELFNSDKWLRGTSWAKINLSDMLRVALVWKWGGIYADTDSICIRSTSNLTDAVGMESDSRINNAILIGQPRHKVFRMLMEDIQKNFRGDIWGAIGPQAITRVMNELCKTNNFVEIAKNDKGCANMTVLPIESLYPIPYQQYKKYTEDGKETDLAKLFNSSYTLHFWNKLTMNTPVSVKGHSILITAAKTFCPVTYNIATSNSNFY is encoded by the exons ATGACTGACAAACCATGTATTAAACTTCTAGCTATTATCATTCTTGCTACTTGTCTGATCATCAGTTTATGGACAATTTCTTTAGATTACAGAATGACTCGAG ACGTCGCTCCCAGCAAGACAGTGGAGATTTTGGTGCCTTGGAAGAAACAATATTGTGCTGGAGACAGTGCATATTCCACAGGCAGCGATACTTTACAGAACCTCCCCTTGATGCAAAG AGTAATGACACCTAAGGTCTCATCTGAAAACATCTTCTTGATAGAATCGACTTGCAGTCCACATCCTTTATACAGAAGTTGGTGTTCTGTAGAGAG CTGGGCAGCTCAACACCCGGAAAAGACAGTTTGGTTTATCTTGGTGTCTCCATTCTTAGATGACGTCACCGGAGTGAGGAAGAGTCTTTTCAGTCAGTATTCCAATATCAGGATTGTCACCAGTAACCTTGAAGAAATATTCAGCGAGACACCTCTCTGGGAACTCTTCAACTCGGATAAATGGCTGAGAGGAACGT CCTGGGCTAAAATCAACCTAAGCGACATGTTGCGAGTGGCACTAGTGTGGAAGTGGGGTGGCATCTACGCGGACACTGATTCCATTTGCATCAGGAGCACGTCGAATCTCACTGACGCAGTAGGAATGGAATCGGACAGTAGAATAAATAATGCCATTCTAATTGGTCAGCCTCGGCATAAGGTCTTCAGGATGCTTATGGAGGACATTCAGAAAAATTTCAGG GGTGACATTTGGGGTGCGATTGGGCCACAGGCTATTACAAGAGTGATGAATGAGTTGTGCAAAACAAACAACTTTGTAGAGATCGCCAAAAATGATAAAGGATGCGCAAACATGACAGTGCTTCCCATTGAGTCATTGTATCCTATACCTTACCAACAATACAAGAAATACACAGAAGATGGAAAAGAAACGGACTTGGCAAAG TTATTCAATAGCTCATACACCCTGCACTTTTGGAACAAGTTGACAATGAATACTCCAGTCAGTGTAAAGGGCCACAGCATCCTGATTACTGCAGCCAAGACGTTTTGCCCCGTCACCTACAATATTGCAACATCGAATtctaatttctattaa
- the LOC137632788 gene encoding lactosylceramide 4-alpha-galactosyltransferase-like isoform X2, whose protein sequence is MQRVMTPKVSSENIFLIESTCSPHPLYRSWCSVESWAAQHPEKTVWFILVSPFLDDVTGVRKSLFSQYSNIRIVTSNLEEIFSETPLWELFNSDKWLRGTSWAKINLSDMLRVALVWKWGGIYADTDSICIRSTSNLTDAVGMESDSRINNAILIGQPRHKVFRMLMEDIQKNFRGDIWGAIGPQAITRVMNELCKTNNFVEIAKNDKGCANMTVLPIESLYPIPYQQYKKYTEDGKETDLAKLFNSSYTLHFWNKLTMNTPVSVKGHSILITAAKTFCPVTYNIATSNSNFY, encoded by the exons ATGCAAAG AGTAATGACACCTAAGGTCTCATCTGAAAACATCTTCTTGATAGAATCGACTTGCAGTCCACATCCTTTATACAGAAGTTGGTGTTCTGTAGAGAG CTGGGCAGCTCAACACCCGGAAAAGACAGTTTGGTTTATCTTGGTGTCTCCATTCTTAGATGACGTCACCGGAGTGAGGAAGAGTCTTTTCAGTCAGTATTCCAATATCAGGATTGTCACCAGTAACCTTGAAGAAATATTCAGCGAGACACCTCTCTGGGAACTCTTCAACTCGGATAAATGGCTGAGAGGAACGT CCTGGGCTAAAATCAACCTAAGCGACATGTTGCGAGTGGCACTAGTGTGGAAGTGGGGTGGCATCTACGCGGACACTGATTCCATTTGCATCAGGAGCACGTCGAATCTCACTGACGCAGTAGGAATGGAATCGGACAGTAGAATAAATAATGCCATTCTAATTGGTCAGCCTCGGCATAAGGTCTTCAGGATGCTTATGGAGGACATTCAGAAAAATTTCAGG GGTGACATTTGGGGTGCGATTGGGCCACAGGCTATTACAAGAGTGATGAATGAGTTGTGCAAAACAAACAACTTTGTAGAGATCGCCAAAAATGATAAAGGATGCGCAAACATGACAGTGCTTCCCATTGAGTCATTGTATCCTATACCTTACCAACAATACAAGAAATACACAGAAGATGGAAAAGAAACGGACTTGGCAAAG TTATTCAATAGCTCATACACCCTGCACTTTTGGAACAAGTTGACAATGAATACTCCAGTCAGTGTAAAGGGCCACAGCATCCTGATTACTGCAGCCAAGACGTTTTGCCCCGTCACCTACAATATTGCAACATCGAATtctaatttctattaa